Part of the Candidatus Krumholzibacteriota bacterium genome is shown below.
GCTGGAGGTGGTTCGTGATGGCCGGAGGCTTTTTTGGCGGCGTACATCCCGAGTATAACAAAGAATTATCGCGCGGTAAATCTATTAGGGTAATGCCCCTTCCCGAACAGTTAACCGTATATTTTTCCCAGAATCTCGGAGCTCCTTCAAACGCCGTTGTAAAGAAGGGTGAAGAAGTAAAGAAGGGACAGGTTATAGCACAGCCGGGAGGATTTGTTTCAACTCCCGTTCATTCGCCGACATCCGGAAAGATAAAATCCACCGGATTTTATCCTTCTCCGGTGGGAACTCTCATGGAGGCGGCTGTTATTATTCCGGACGGCAGGGACGAATGGGAGGAAGGCTGTGACAGGGAAAGGGATACTGCCGGGTTAACATCTGATGAAATAAAGGATATTGTTAAAGAGGCGGGGATTGTTGGAATGGGGGGCGCGACTTTCCCCACACACGTTAAACTCTCTCCTCCCGAAGACAAACCAATTGACATTCTGATACTCAACGGCGCCGAATGTGAGCCTTATCTCACGTCCGACCACAGGCTGATGCTGGAGAAAACAGAAGAGATTCTGGAAGGAGCATCTCTTTTCGCCCGTGCGATTAACGTCAAAAATATAGTTGTCGCTATTGAAAAGAATAAGCCCGGCGCTATAGAAAAGATGCGCGAAGCTGTTGAAGGCAGGGATGGTTTCAGCGTTGAACCGATGGAAGTTATTTATCCTCAGGGGGCGGAGAAACAGCTTATCTACAGTATAACTGGCAGAAAGGTCCCGGCCGGCGGACTTCCTATGGAAGCCGGCGCGCTCGTACAGAACGTCGGGACCTGCCTGGCCGCTTTTGAAGCGGCAAGGTTGTCGAGGCCCCTCATACAGCGTGTTGTAGCGGTTACCGGCAGCGGTATTAAAAATCCGGGCAACGTACTCGCCCGTGTGGGAACATCTTTCAGGGATATAATAGATTTTTGCGGCGGCATGACGGATGATACGGCAAAGGTGATAAGCGGCGGTCCGATGATGGGTGTATCGCAATATTCACTTGATTCAGCCGTGAATAAAGGTACAAGCGGGATCGTTCTTCTTAAGGCCGACGAAGTCGCCCAGTTTGAGAATGAACCTTGTATAAGGTGCGGAAGATGCCTGGTCGTCTGTCCGATGAAGCTGAACCCTTCCGCTCTGAGTATATTCGCCGAGAGAATGCGTTATGAAGAAACCGGGGAGCATGGAGTCGCAGACTGTATTGAATGCGGTTCATGCGCCTATGTTTGTCCTTCAAAGAGGCCTTTGGTTCAACATTTCAAGAGAGCCAAGGCCGAAATTCGAAATAGATCTAAAAAGGCGGGCTGATAACATAGAGGCCGGCAGATGAACTCTGCTTGTGTAAAGAATAGAGCCCGCAAGATAAAAATATCTGGAGGTTCTTTTGGAAGACGAAATGAAAGATAAAGATCGGAAATCCGGATCCGGAAAGAATGAAATGAAGAGGGAAGAAGCGGGAAAAAATAAAACTTCCCGGAAACCGCCTGAGAAAAAGAAGGAAGAGCCCTTTAGGGAAAGATTCATTGTAAGTTCATCTCCCCATATTCACGATGGACGGACAACCTCCAGTATCATGCGTCTGGTTATTTTTGCTCTTCTGCCCGCCGCACTCTTTTCCATTTACATATTCGGTGTTACATCTCTCAGGGTAATTGTCATTTCAATTTGTTCCGCTCTCGTATTTGAGCTTTTAGCGCTGAGAATCATGAAGCGTCCTGTTAATATCAGTGACGACAGCGCTTTTCTTACCGGACTTCTGCTTGCTCTCAACCTGCCGCCGGGAAGTCCCTGGTGGCTTGTTGTAACGGGGACGTTTTTCGCTATAGTAGTCGCCAAGCAGATATTCGGGGGGCTTGGTTATAATCCCTTTAATCCGGCTCTTATAGGCCGCGTAGTTCTGCTTGTTTCCTTTCCCGTGCATATGACGAGGTGGATTGCCCCTTCAGCGTGGGGCGCCGACGCCGTTACAACCGCGACTCCTCTTGGACGTATGGCGGAAAGCTTAGATACACTCGGGCATATTGATATGGATTTAATCAGGGAATTATTCAGCAGAGAAGAGATAATAAATCTCCTTATAGGAAACACAGCGGGATGTATCGGCGAGGTTTCGATCATTCTTCTGGCCGCGGGAGGCATTTTCCTTATAGCTAAGAAAGTAATTTCCTGGCATATACCGGTTTCTTTTATCGGTTCCGTCTGGCTTCTGACTGGGATATTTTACAAGATTGACCCCGCTCACTACATCAATCCGACATTTCATGTGCTTTCGGGAGGTCTTTTCCTGGGCGCTATATTTATGGCGACTGATTACGTTACTTCACCTATGACATCCTCAGGTAAGATTATTTTCGGAATAGGATGCGGGTTGATAACCGTTCTTATCAGGTTGTTTGGAGTATATCCGGAAGGAGTAAGCTTCGCCATTCTGCTTATGAACGCCGCGACTCCTCTTATAGACCGTTATACTAAACCAAAGGTATTCGGAGCCCGCAAGGCGGCATGATCGAAAAGATGGAGGTTTAAGAGTAATGAAAGAGATATTCCGGTTAACTCTCGTACTTACGGTTATTACGGCCGTGTCGGCAAGTGTGCTTGCTTTTGTGAGTTATAAGACGGAAGAGCCTATAATGAAAGCCCTGCAGGAAGAGAAAATGAAGGCCGTAAGGAATGTTTTGCCCCCTTTTGATAATAAAATTATTGAGGACAGAAAATTTATAGTTAATTCGGCCGGCGATACCCTCGAGGTATTCAGAGGCAGAAAAGACGGTAAAATCACAGGTGCCGCGTTTCCGGTTATATCGGCTGACGGTTACTCAGGGGATATTGAATTTCTCGTAGGTGTTAACAGAGATGGGGTTATCCAGGGTATAGAGATACTGAAACATTCGGAAACTCCTGGGCTCGGCGCTAAAATTTCCGGGGAGTTTAGAGAACAGTTCAAGAATCACAGCATTGATAATACCAAAGTATGGGAGGTAGAGAAGGACGGCGGAGAGTTCACGCAGATTACGGGAGCTACGATTTCATCCAGGGCCGTAACGAGGGCGATTCGCAAAGGACTTAACTTCTATGAAACCAATATCAATGAAATTACAGGTGGAACAGATAGATTAAAAGAAAGCGTTAAACAGGGAAGTGAGGAGAAAGAGTAATGAACGCAGGTAAAGAGTTTATTAAGGGATTCTGGAGAGAAAATCCGGTTTTCAGACTGGTTCTCGGGCTTTGTCCTACTCTGGCTGTTACCACTACAGCTGTAAATGGTATGGGTATGGGACTGGCGACTACATTCGTTCTTGTCTCTTCCAACACGGTTATTTCCCTGATAAGGTCTTTTATCCCCAAGAAGATCCGTATACCCGCCTTTATCGTAACGATAGCCACCTTTGTTACTATAGTTGACCTCGTTATGAACGGCTATTTTCACGCTCTGCATAAAAGTCTCGGGCTTTTTATTCCGCTTATAGTTGTCAACTGCATTATTCTGGGACGCGCGGAGGCCTTTGCTTCCAAGAACCCCGTGTGGATTTCTATTGTGGATGGCTTTGGAGTGGGGTTGGGGTTCGCGGTTTCCCTTACGATTATTGGTGTAGTAAGGGAACTGTTCGGCAACGGAACCGTATTTAATATTTCGATATTTGGAGATTCCTTTAACCCGCTTCTCCTTGTAATTATGCCGCCCGGAGCTTTTATTGTGCTTGGAATTCTTCTGGGCCTGATGAACAAGATCGAAATAAAGATAGCGGAAAGATCCGGAAGAGAACCTATCATAAGCAAAAAACACGATTGCGCGGGGTGTGTTGTCAACCGCAGCTGGTTTGACTTA
Proteins encoded:
- the rsxC gene encoding electron transport complex subunit RsxC, with translation MAGGFFGGVHPEYNKELSRGKSIRVMPLPEQLTVYFSQNLGAPSNAVVKKGEEVKKGQVIAQPGGFVSTPVHSPTSGKIKSTGFYPSPVGTLMEAAVIIPDGRDEWEEGCDRERDTAGLTSDEIKDIVKEAGIVGMGGATFPTHVKLSPPEDKPIDILILNGAECEPYLTSDHRLMLEKTEEILEGASLFARAINVKNIVVAIEKNKPGAIEKMREAVEGRDGFSVEPMEVIYPQGAEKQLIYSITGRKVPAGGLPMEAGALVQNVGTCLAAFEAARLSRPLIQRVVAVTGSGIKNPGNVLARVGTSFRDIIDFCGGMTDDTAKVISGGPMMGVSQYSLDSAVNKGTSGIVLLKADEVAQFENEPCIRCGRCLVVCPMKLNPSALSIFAERMRYEETGEHGVADCIECGSCAYVCPSKRPLVQHFKRAKAEIRNRSKKAG
- a CDS encoding RnfABCDGE type electron transport complex subunit D codes for the protein MEDEMKDKDRKSGSGKNEMKREEAGKNKTSRKPPEKKKEEPFRERFIVSSSPHIHDGRTTSSIMRLVIFALLPAALFSIYIFGVTSLRVIVISICSALVFELLALRIMKRPVNISDDSAFLTGLLLALNLPPGSPWWLVVTGTFFAIVVAKQIFGGLGYNPFNPALIGRVVLLVSFPVHMTRWIAPSAWGADAVTTATPLGRMAESLDTLGHIDMDLIRELFSREEIINLLIGNTAGCIGEVSIILLAAGGIFLIAKKVISWHIPVSFIGSVWLLTGIFYKIDPAHYINPTFHVLSGGLFLGAIFMATDYVTSPMTSSGKIIFGIGCGLITVLIRLFGVYPEGVSFAILLMNAATPLIDRYTKPKVFGARKAA
- a CDS encoding RnfABCDGE type electron transport complex subunit G, whose translation is MKEIFRLTLVLTVITAVSASVLAFVSYKTEEPIMKALQEEKMKAVRNVLPPFDNKIIEDRKFIVNSAGDTLEVFRGRKDGKITGAAFPVISADGYSGDIEFLVGVNRDGVIQGIEILKHSETPGLGAKISGEFREQFKNHSIDNTKVWEVEKDGGEFTQITGATISSRAVTRAIRKGLNFYETNINEITGGTDRLKESVKQGSEEKE
- a CDS encoding electron transport complex subunit E, encoding MNAGKEFIKGFWRENPVFRLVLGLCPTLAVTTTAVNGMGMGLATTFVLVSSNTVISLIRSFIPKKIRIPAFIVTIATFVTIVDLVMNGYFHALHKSLGLFIPLIVVNCIILGRAEAFASKNPVWISIVDGFGVGLGFAVSLTIIGVVRELFGNGTVFNISIFGDSFNPLLLVIMPPGAFIVLGILLGLMNKIEIKIAERSGREPIISKKHDCAGCVVNRSWFDLGSVEKGQ